The window CTGGTTGCGCCGATGGTCGAGACGGCCTACGCTCTCAGCAAGTTCCTCGCCGCGGTCAAGCTGGCGTTCCCGCCCGAAGAGCGGGGGGTGATATCATTTGCGGTGAACGTCGAGACCATCAGCGCCTGTCGGGCATTCGACGAGATGCTGGCCCTGCCCGCGAGCGAAATCCTCGGCGGCGTTGTGATGGGAAGGGTCGACCTGACCGGTTCGATGGGACTCACCCGAGAGGACATCAATAGCCCGCAGGTATTCGACATCACTCGCGACCTTTTCGTCAAAGCCAAGAAGAGCAAACTGGAGACTGCAGTCGGCGGCGGCGTGTCGGCTCATTCCCTCCCCTTCTTCCGAGAACTGCCCGCCGGGACGATTGACCGGTACGAGACACGCAAAGTTATCTTCGGCTGCCCCGGTGCTTTGTCGCAGGACGCCGACAAGGGCATACTCAAGGCGGTGGGGTTTGAGCTGATGTGGCTGAAGAACAAGCGCGACTACTA of the candidate division WOR-3 bacterium genome contains:
- a CDS encoding citrate lyase beta subunit, with the protein product MNLLERRMSDALKDLKENHFVNGIKAEFEAEGTRLEEALRLKEVVMSAGLGLTIKIGGCEALRDMYECRVIGVERLVAPMVETAYALSKFLAAVKLAFPPEERGVISFAVNVETISACRAFDEMLALPASEILGGVVMGRVDLTGSMGLTREDINSPQVFDITRDLFVKAKKSKLETAVGGGVSAHSLPFFRELPAGTIDRYETRKVIFGCPGALSQDADKGILKAVGFELMWLKNKRDYYKMISQEDDQRIVMLESRYKKMIEAAGGRYE